A single Trachemys scripta elegans isolate TJP31775 chromosome 20, CAS_Tse_1.0, whole genome shotgun sequence DNA region contains:
- the LIN28A gene encoding protein lin-28 homolog A — MGSVSNQQFAGGCAKTGEEPAGDSPKPDEEPQPLHGSGICKWFNVRMGFGFLSMTSKEGMALDSPVDVFVHQSKLHMEGFRSLKEGEAVEFTFKKSSKGLESIRVTGPGGVFCIGSERRPKGKNLQKRRSKGDRCYNCGGLDHHAKECKLPPQPKKCHFCQSITHMVANCPIKAQQSPSSQGKPAYFREEEEMHSSSLLPETRE, encoded by the exons atgggttCTGTTTCCAACCAGCAGTTTGCAG GTGGCTGTGCGAAGACGGGCGAGGAGCCCGCGGGAGACTCCCCGAAGCCAGACGAGGAACCCCAGCCCCTCCACGGCTCCGGGATCTGCAAATGGTTCAACGTCAGGATGGGCTTCGGTTTCCTCTCCATGACCAGCAAGGAGGGCATGGCCCTGGACTCCCCCGTGGATGTCTTTGTGCACCAG AGCAAGCTCCACATGGAGGGATTCCGCAGCCTGAAAGAAGGAGAGGCAGTCGAGTTCACCTTCAAGAAGTCATCCAAAGGCTTGGAGTCCATCCGAGTGACTGGCCCTGGGGGCGTGTTCTGCATTGGGAGCGAAAGGAGACCAAAGGGAAAGAACCTCCAGAAACGCAGATCGAAAGGAGACCG ATGCTACAACTGTGGTGGGCTGGACCATCATGCCAAAGAATGCAAGCTGCCGCCGCAGCCAAAGAAATGCCACTTCTGCCAGAGCATCACCCACATGGTTGCCAACTGCCCCATCAAAGCACAGCAATCGCCCAGCTCTCAGGGAAAGCCCGCCTACTTCcgggaggaagaagaaatgcaCAGCTCGTCCCTTCTTCCTGAAACCAGAGAATGA